From Cryobacterium sp. GrIS_2_6:
CGGCGATACCACCGTCGCCGCCGCGATGCTCGACCGGCTCCTACACCGATCCGTCGTCGTCACCCTCGACGGCGGCTCCTACCGGCTCCGCAACCACGCCGCCCAATCCAACGAGCTCCGCCGCGTGACAACGGGCACAAACTTCCGCTAATCTAACCTCGCGACCTGGGGAGCTCCGATGAGCAGGACTGGGGAATTTCGCTGAGCGCCGTCACGGCATCGTCGACCTGCCACGAACTCTCTACTGGGGTCCGGAGTTGGACGTTGACTTCGGAGACCACTCCGACGTCCAGCGAATGTACCAGGCTGTCGTCAGAATCGGTACCGTGCAGGAACAAGAACGATGGCTCGACCGCCGCACCTTGATCTGTATCTGGCCCGATTTAGTGTTGCCTGTGCGGTGCCGCAAACTTTGGGAATCCCGCTCTCCTGAACTACCCACATAGGTCTTCTTGTCGCCACCGGTTCAGGCAGTTCGGCAGCTGCGATGGCCGGAGCGTGAGCATCGGTGGCGTCGCGTCCTACTCGCCCCTGTCCTCAGCAGACAGGGCTCCGCGGATCGCGGGCACGTCATCGGTGATGACCGCGCCGTCAGGGAAACCATCTTCCGGGTGCCGTCCGGAAACCGCGAAACCTAGCCGAGAGATCGTCGTGCGCAGATAGTCAAGATCTGCGAAACCGTCCGCGATCTCGCCTATCGGTGTGAGCCACTCGCCCGGCTTATACGGGTACCACGCTCTGGGCTCATGGAAGAACTCGTCATCAAGATCGGCCACAGGATGCGGGCGCGCGGGCGCTGATGCGTCGTACGTGAGACGCAGTGTGTACTCATCGAGCACATCGAGCTCCACCTCTCCACCGCTCATTAGAAGATCCAGATCCGCCCGGGTCAGCGACGCGTACTGTGTGCCTTGCCGAACGCCCCAACCGCTGACGAACGGCAAGACGACCTGAGAAGACGTACCGGTATCAGTGCCGGAAGCCAGCCGTTCGGCGTAGGCACGGATCTCGGCGACTTGTGAGGGCAGCACCCCGCGGATTGAGTCGGTCGCGAGAAGCAGACTACCGGGGCCGGCTACCGCGTCGATGCTTCGCCGTTGAGGGCTCATGAATCCATTCGCTTGGTCGGCCAGCAAGTCATCAACCATCACGATCGGACCGTCCTCAGTCCGATTTGACTGCAGCCATCGACCGACAGCTCGCGCCTTAATCCAGACGCCGGCCGCCATCTGGTCCCCGTAGCGGGTGCCAACTATTGCAACCTCAAACGGGCCGCCTTCGAGCCCCAGTGCCGAAAGCAGATAGTGGTTTGCCGATTCGTCCCAAGTGCTCGCCCAAATCAGCTGAATGAGGCCCTCGGCGACAAGGAGGTTGAGCTCGGCGATGACAGCGGGGTCAAAGCGAACGATCCTCGGGTAGCCGCTGGCATCCGATAAGTCGAATTCAAGCCTTCGAGTGATGAGTCTCGGCTCCGCGGAGCCTGATTCCGGATAGGCGAGAAGCGACCCGTCGACATCCATGAAAACTGGGACAGGAAGAAAGCCAGGGTTCGGCACGTGTGGTCCTCCAATTCCTGCTCGGTCGTAAACATGCGCGGCACGACCGCCTGATGGCTGCGCCACAGCTTATAACTGCGCTCCCCTACAGCGTCACGGCACCGTGACCCGCACAACGAATTCTGTGTCAGATCAACCGTTCCCTTGACGGGTTCAAGCTAGCGGCGGCGGCGGCCGCCGCTGACGACCCTCATCAAGTCGGGCCTCCGGTGATGCATCCGGGCACCTACTTATTTGGTGCCATCGAGAGCGTCTTGCCGCACCGTTCGCTCTCGCTGCGAATCCGATGTCGGTTGGCGCCGCTAGTGTACGGTCATGGCCTCTCGGCACACCCACACCGAAATCCTCGACTTCATCAGCGGGGACCAGCGGATGCTCTATGCCTCGGACCGGGAAACCGGGGACCTCTTCTACCTCATCGATGGAGAAGCTGACCTCCGCAGGGAGCACACCCGGCACAACCTGCAGTGTGTCGTGCCGACTTGCCCCACGCCCGAGCTCACCACTGTCGCGCGACGTGATGGCCGCCGGCAAGGTTTCCGCCACCTCACACGAGTCAAGGGTGAAGGGCACGCGGAAGGGCTCTTCCACCGGCAAGCCAAAGCCGCGATCGCCGACTGGTTGCGCAGCACCTACCCACTGTCGACGGTCGCATTAGAAGTTCCTCTGGACGGAAACCGGACCCGGGTCGCCGACGTCATGCTGACCAATCCTGATGGCAGTCGGATCGGCTTCGAAACCCAATACGCGTCGCTCTCCAGCTCCGAATGGGAGACCAGGCATCGCGACTACGCGGACGCGAACGTCACCGACGTGTGGCTCTTCGGGCACGTGGGAGACCATCTCCAGCTGACCGGGGACCAGCGGGTGAAACTGAACGCCGTCCACCGTGCGACCGCACGTGCTGGAGTGCCTCTCCTCTGGTTCAACCCGCTCCAAGGCCAGCTGGCGACCGCGTCAACCCAGGAATACTTCCCCACCGCAGGAATTCACGTTGAGGTCTCCCCGGACGGGCACAGCACGCGAGCTCGCGAGGAATCCGGCCAGCTGTACCTGTTCCCGATCGGGGAGCTGACCACTTCGCGTGCGGGAGCGTCCGCCCCGATCCTGACTTTCCTGGCACGACAACGGAAAGAAGCCCAAGACCAAGAAGCCGCCGCTATCGCACGCAACCTCAACGCCAAACGCGCCGCCGCCCAGCAAGAGGCCCGCAACATCGCGTTCAAGCTGAGGGTGCAGAACAAAGCCACGCACCGACAGGCCGCTTGGCGGATGAGCCCGGAAAAAGCCAGGATGCTCGCCGCGTTCAAAGGCTACCGGCCCGGTTTCATCGGGATCGCGCCACTTGGAGAAGGGTCCTTCCATGGCACCCCGATCTACTTGCCGTTCCCCGACGAGCAATGGCAATCGCTGCTGTACCTGAAATTCATGCACGGCAAGCCCGACAAAACTATTGTCACGATCACCGAGTGCGCCGCACACCTCGCCGGCTTAGACCCAGACGTGCGCCTGGCCAAAGAAGCTGTCAAGTTCTGGTTCCACCGGATGGTCGATTCCGGGCTGATGGTCAAGGTCCAGATACCCGGACCCAACGGGGTTCCGGGGCTCCGGTACGCGTTTCGGGATCCCCAGGTTCTCTCCGTGGAGCTCGCCGCCGCCGAACTTAGGAAGAGCAAAGCGCCGAAGGAGAAGGGCTCCTCCGACCCTGATCCGCGTCACCTTCACAATAGGGAGAGAGAGGAACACGCGGCGAAGCTCGAGGAAGAACGGGCTCAGGGCCGGAAGGATCGCGCACTGGACGCGGCCGCCCGCGCCCAGGAAAAGGCCGAGCGCAAGGAAAGGGAAGCCCAACTCCCTTCAGTGGATGACCTTCGGGCTGCGGGGGCAGTCATCACGCATCTGCCCGCTCACTTTGCCCGACCAGGTGTGCACCTCTGCCACGGATGTAAACACGCTCTCTCAGATAGCAACGCCGTCCGTCTCGGATACCACGTCACATGCGCTTACCTGATCCCCGGGCCGCCTGCTCTCCCGGTTTCGCCTCCCCGACAGACCGAACGCTAAACCTGCCCGAACCTTGGATGGCTGGCGCACCGCGCAAGGACGGTCGCCCACGCGCGCGGTTAGGTGCCCACAGCGGCGGACGACTCGAGCGCATCGTCGGACGCATGAAATACACAGTGACGTCTTCGAGGGATGCACAGCAAACGGACAGCGATCCCAGCAAATTAGGACGGTGACGATGCTCTCCGATGACCCCGTCGTCGTCTATGACATGATGCGGGAGGCCGCGAACCGCCTTTGCGCTTTCTACGCGCGGCAGGTGACGGCGGGCGGGCTCGGCGATCCCGCTATTGGCGAGATCCGTGCCGTGTGGGCAGAGGTGAACGCTGTTGATACTCGCGATTTAGAAGCGCAACGTGCGGCAACCGCAGAATTCCGAAGGCGATACAAGACCCGCGTTGAGCACCGGGATCCGAATGAGTTGAGGGAGGCTCGCTGTGACTGAGCTGGCATGACTCGAAGTCGGTGCGGTGGTCGCAGCAGGCCGTGCAACGCCGACTCGATCAGCTGAACGAACATCTGGGCACCAAGCAGCTCGTCGACTTAAGCACCGTCAGGGATGATCCTGACGGCCGCTGCTGCGTTTGGGCCGCGACAGGCGACGCGAAGCCTGGAGATGGCCTTCGAGCGGGCTGCAAGAGCGCTGTGAGCGGCCTGAAAGCCTGACTGCCCGGTTGCCCGCAGACGCCGCCCAACCCCGCAGACGAGCGCACAGGGCCGCACCTGGGTCAAATAGCTCGGTTCCCCAACCGCCGCCACCAAATAGTCACAGGTCGATCTGGGCTCCCGCCAGCCGATTGCCACCAGATGATCACCGGCTGGTCGTGACGGTTTGGTGGCGCGCAGAGCTGCGGGCGAATCTTAATCGAGCGTGCGCACCGCCGCCGCATAGACGTCCGGAAAAGCGATCGCAATGTCAGCCGCCAAATCCCCGCGCTCATCGGCAATCACAGTCAGGCGGAGCCGAGACTCCTCCGCAGGACTCAGTTCCAGACGCAGGATAGGACGCTGATGGTCCGACGCTTGCCGGGCGCGCACGGTGTGCCGGATCAGTAGCTCAAGAGGCCCTTGAACGCGAACTCCGTCAACGCACCAGACACTGCGTACCGGCGATAGCGGATCTGCGATGGCCGGACCATCAACCCGGTGCAACAACGGCTTCGCACCCACGAGCGGCTGGGAGTAATAGCGCTCCTCACCACTAAGCAGAATTCTCTTGACGTGGTAACCGCCGGTCCAATGCGCCTCAGGGTTTCCATCGGCGTCCAACCACCTGGTCTCCTGAACGCCAGCCGCAGTCGTCCGGCCGGCAGCCCGGAGCTTCGACTGGCCGTCCACCCAGTTCACCCGGCCGTCAGCATCCTGCCCGGCGAAATGCAGCGGATCTTCGGCCGCGTGCCCCGGCGTCGGAAGGTGGTGGCCGAAGAGCCACGCTTCCTGTCGGGTGGCCCGGTCCACGGCGAAACCGTATGCGTTGTGCAGCTCACCAGCCCGCCCAAAAGACCGACCGTCGCAGTGCACGCGGACCTCGTCATAGCCGCCCTCGGCCCTAGCTGTGGACTCCGGTTCCGAATCTGCATTCTTCATGCACGGAACATGCGCGGGAGACCAACTCTTCGCGTTGGACCTCCGGCGTAGGGCAGGCCAAGCGCTTCACTCTCCGGCGCGCCCCAGCAAGTCGAACCTAAGACGGATCCGACAAAGAAGTTCGAGTCTCGCGTCGCAAAATATCGGCAGTTCCCGCCCCGAAGCCCATCGCCGCGCCGCAAAAGCGCGGAGGTGTCCGGTGAGGTCCGCACACCCCCACACCACGACCCGTCTCGAATACATCTCACACGTACACCGCCCACTCCCCGCCCCGAACCCTCGAGAGCATTTGCATCGGCCGGCCGGCAGAAAACAGGCAGGCGCCGCACCCTCCGACCCTCCTCATGCCGCAGAAAACGGGGCGGCGGCTGCGCTCAGGGCGCACCCCTTGCGACCGACCCGAATACGCGAAACACCTCGTGATACTCCGCACCAACAAAAAATGAGAGCAAATTCGCCGGAAAATACGAGTATCGCCCACGACGTGAACGTTTCCCTACCCATGCCTCCCCTATGTCCAATCACAACACCATCGGCAAAAACAAGATGCACGGCCCCCACAAGCCATCACCGCAACATCGGTCCACACGACGGGCACGGTTGCCGGCAGACTGCGCCTGCACATAACGCTCACCGTTTACGCGCCCAAGGCCCCGGCACGCAGACCGTCCCGCACCCCGCACCGGAGCCCAGTCTCATGGCCCGACGCCCAGCAGCGCCGCACGAGAACCTGGTGCTTCGCATCGCACGAACACCGCCATGCCAACCGCAACGCTCACCGTGACGCGTGGCCGCCAACGTCCGACAGGAACGGGTGCCAAGCTGCGCTCCGCCAGCACCTCGGCGACGCTGCCGGGCGAGTGCGTGGCCACCGAAATCTCATTCGGACGCGGAGCGATGGCGGCCAGCTGAAGGAGCGCGCCGCGGGCAGCGGACGCATCCGGGGTCGTGCACGAAACGGTGAACTGAGCAGAGCCTTGCAGCAGTGCGCAATGATCTCGCAGCTCGACGAGAAACGTTCAGAGTCGGTGTTGTGCACGACGACGAAGACCGCGGCGCCCAGCGGTGCCGACGTGTTGGCGGACGCAGTGAAAATGTCGCCGGCCGACCCACGGGAGCAGCGTCCGACGGGACGGATGACGTGCCGGCTTCCGCCACGTTCCGCGTCCTGCGTCTGGCGTCAACCGTCTGCCATAAGCGAGTACGGCGGCGTGGTTTTCGGGACGGATGGCGTGCCGGGTTTCGGCCCCCGGCGAGGACGCCGGAGCGTAGCGGAGGCGGATGGTGCGCGGTGCCCGGTTTTTCGTTTACGCCCCCAGCTCGGCGCCCCGCTTCTCACCGCCCTTAGCCCGGCTCCTGCGCTTCTCTTCGCCCTCAGCTCGGCTACTCCGCTTCACCTCGCTGCTCGCTCGGTCAGCCCGGCCCGCTATCGCGGCCTCGGCCTGCGGCCTCCAAACCCTCGCTGTGCTCAGGGTTGTTGTCTACCGCTTCCAGGCCCGAGGGTCACCGAGCCACTCCCATTGGAGAGTATCCAGGTTGAGCGTCGCCAGATTCCCGGCGGCGCCATCCGCGGCTAGTGAGAAGATCTGCCGGCCGTCCTCACCGGTCCTCTCCGCCTGAAGGTGGAGGTGCCCATGGGCGACGACGTACGGATTCAAGGCGCGATACACGCGGGTGACTCGATCGCGTGAGAGAGCCGAGTAAGCGAGCGCTTCCCGGCCCCACCCCAATAGGTTGGCGCGGAGAACCCGTTCGACTAGGTCTGCGCCGCCATCCACCGCCTCGTGGGTCAATAGAACATACGTCGGTCCGCCAGCGATCACCCGCGCAACATCATCTTCCGTTGGGATCTCGCTCGGCCACCACTCCCGGAAAGGTACGCGATCCTCGCGGTCCAGTGACGCGGCACCGCCCAGCGAAGTGAACTGCTGACCAGCCAATGTGAACCGATAGCCGCGGGGCATCACAAATACGCGCTCCGCGATCTGGATCATCTCTCCGGGGTTCTCCGCGAAAAGCGTATCGAGAGCTGCCCAGTTCTCATGGTTGCCTGGGGTGACCAGGATCCTCTCGACCCCGACACTGCGTGCCCAATAGTCGACCGTCTGCGCGAAATCCTGGCCGGGCCAGAAACCGAAATCTCCGAGATGGAGGACAGTCCGGACGCCGGGCACTGCACGGCGCAGGAACGGGAATACCTGCTGGGCCCAATTGATGTTGCCATGCCAATCGCCGGCCACAACGACCGCTTCTTCGCCGGGCAGGGTCAGATCGGGGATCAACGTCATGGTCCATACATGCGCGGGGCGCTCTTGTTTGTCAAGCTCGTGCAGAC
This genomic window contains:
- a CDS encoding metallophosphoesterase: MTLIPDLTLPGEEAVVVAGDWHGNINWAQQVFPFLRRAVPGVRTVLHLGDFGFWPGQDFAQTVDYWARSVGVERILVTPGNHENWAALDTLFAENPGEMIQIAERVFVMPRGYRFTLAGQQFTSLGGAASLDREDRVPFREWWPSEIPTEDDVARVIAGGPTYVLLTHEAVDGGADLVERVLRANLLGWGREALAYSALSRDRVTRVYRALNPYVVAHGHLHLQAERTGEDGRQIFSLAADGAAGNLATLNLDTLQWEWLGDPRAWKR
- a CDS encoding ATP-binding protein, whose product is MTPRAVAMAPLFQVINQRYLKTSIVITTNRPVGAWGEILGDTTVAAAMLDRLLHRSVVVTLDGGSYRLRNHAAQSNELRRVTTGTNFR
- a CDS encoding competence protein CoiA family protein; this translates as MASRHTHTEILDFISGDQRMLYASDRETGDLFYLIDGEADLRREHTRHNLQCVVPTCPTPELTTVARRDGRRQGFRHLTRVKGEGHAEGLFHRQAKAAIADWLRSTYPLSTVALEVPLDGNRTRVADVMLTNPDGSRIGFETQYASLSSSEWETRHRDYADANVTDVWLFGHVGDHLQLTGDQRVKLNAVHRATARAGVPLLWFNPLQGQLATASTQEYFPTAGIHVEVSPDGHSTRAREESGQLYLFPIGELTTSRAGASAPILTFLARQRKEAQDQEAAAIARNLNAKRAAAQQEARNIAFKLRVQNKATHRQAAWRMSPEKARMLAAFKGYRPGFIGIAPLGEGSFHGTPIYLPFPDEQWQSLLYLKFMHGKPDKTIVTITECAAHLAGLDPDVRLAKEAVKFWFHRMVDSGLMVKVQIPGPNGVPGLRYAFRDPQVLSVELAAAELRKSKAPKEKGSSDPDPRHLHNREREEHAAKLEEERAQGRKDRALDAAARAQEKAERKEREAQLPSVDDLRAAGAVITHLPAHFARPGVHLCHGCKHALSDSNAVRLGYHVTCAYLIPGPPALPVSPPRQTER
- a CDS encoding HAD domain-containing protein — its product is MPNPGFLPVPVFMDVDGSLLAYPESGSAEPRLITRRLEFDLSDASGYPRIVRFDPAVIAELNLLVAEGLIQLIWASTWDESANHYLLSALGLEGGPFEVAIVGTRYGDQMAAGVWIKARAVGRWLQSNRTEDGPIVMVDDLLADQANGFMSPQRRSIDAVAGPGSLLLATDSIRGVLPSQVAEIRAYAERLASGTDTGTSSQVVLPFVSGWGVRQGTQYASLTRADLDLLMSGGEVELDVLDEYTLRLTYDASAPARPHPVADLDDEFFHEPRAWYPYKPGEWLTPIGEIADGFADLDYLRTTISRLGFAVSGRHPEDGFPDGAVITDDVPAIRGALSAEDRGE